The Mucilaginibacter rubeus genomic interval AGTGTGGTAGGTGTTGCACCAGTGGTTTGCCTGTTACTTGAATTATAAGTAGTAGGGTAATCATTAATACTGCCCCCTCCATTAGCCGATATACCAAACTTGCCTGCTTTGGCGGTAAAAGAAGCGCCAACTCCCGGACCACCGGTTGGCCCGCTTTCACTCACGTTTACTGTTCCGTTATAACCGTCGCTCACACGTTTACTTGTAATAATGTTAATGATACCTGCCAAACCTTCGGCATCGTATTTTGAAGGCGGGTTGGTAATAACCTCTATGCGTTCGATGGTGGAAGCTGGAATACTTTTCAGCACCGCCTTAAGATTGTTTTCGAGGCTGCCTGATGGCTTGCCGTTGATCATCACTTTAAAGCTCGAATTACCTTTCAACAACAGGTTGTCGTCGCCATCTAATGACAGGTAAGGTACTTTACGCATCATGGTTAATACGTTGTTGCCTTTACTTTCCGGATCGGCCTTTAAATCATAGGTGATACGGTCGGCCTTACGGCGAACTATCGGCTTATCGGCTTTTATCGACACCTCGGTTAACATGGTGGTTTGATAACCCAGGTTGATTTTGCCAAGCTCCATAACTTTAGATGATGACCTGGTCAGATCAACTATTCTCAATTTCGAGCCATAACCTATTGCGGCTATGCTAATCTTGTAAGACGCAGATGGCAAACCTGAAAAACTGAAGCTACCGTCATCCTTAGTTACAGCAACATTAATCAGTTCGTCGTTCATGCTTTTTATCCTCACGGTTGTAAGTGATAGTGGCTTATGGTCTATCGAATCGGCAATCTGCCCTTTTATCTGGAAGCTGCCATCAGCCGATTGCGCGTAGGTTGTGTTTAGTTGTGTTAACATCACTGTCAATGAGATCAACAGTGGTAAAAAAATTTGCTTAGGTTTCATACGAAGTAGCATTAAGTAGTTATGTTTAGTTAAGGCATGGCAATCCCCGTAAGGATCGCCGTCCTTATTTTTTTAATAGGTTACAGGAAAAAAAGGGAGGATTAAACTGCTCCGGAATTATTGGGGGAGCTTGTTTTTATTTTTGATCAGAAGGTAGTAGATCAGGAAGCCGGCGGCTATGAAAACTGTTTCAACACCATATGGTAACGGAGAATCTTCGGCGCTGTAGGGGATAAACTCAAGTACTATAAACCCAATACCCGCTGTTAATAAAATAATTCCCCATTTAAGTGCTTCATTTCCAAACCCCGAAAGTTGGGCTAAAAATTTGAGGCTCACTTCATCCAGTTTCCCGGCATCAATAATTCTTTTTTTAAGCCGATAGTTGTTTAGCGCAAGGATGAAAATGGCAATCAGTATGAAGAATACTATGATGATTATGAATGGCATTAACTGTTTCATGACTCTGTTGTTTTTAGTTGTTTGATAGAGTAGTCAATAAGAAAAGGAGTTCGGTTGCAATTATTTTTATTTTTTTGAACTTTTTCCTTTTTGCCTGCTCGTTAATTAATTTGTTTTATACACAGTAGTCAATTCAAGTAAGCCACGGGTTGCAATTATTTTTATTTTTTTATAGAGGGGTAATTTACAGGCAATGAAATCCTAATTAATACCAATTAATTATGCCAAAGCATTGCTCAATTCGCGTTTAAACCAAAGGAGTGCTTGCCCGGGATGCTCCAGAACAGCCTTGAACAGCAGCGGTAGCCTTTTAAAAACGTCAATAACCTCCCTATTTAAAAACCGGGAAGTATTATAATGTAACGACACCGTGAAGCCGTTTTTAAAAGCGGCTATCTCGCAATCAACCGGGTAGAAGGGAATATTTGACAGGTATTCGTGCGTGAACAATTTACCGGTATATGTAGAGTGCTTAAACATATCGAGGTTTACTTTAAGCATTGCCGTACAATAATTATCAATATTGGCGGGTAAACCTTTGCGCGGATAATGACGATGCGCCAGGGCTTCGCTATATTTCTCAACAATAAGTTGGTGCAGATCAGAGAAAGATCCTTCATCCGAACCATCTATTTTCAGGTACAATGCAGCTATGAGGTAGCCCACCACTTTATTCAGCTTGTCCGATTCGCGGGTAGACACAGGCATACCAACAATAACCGAATTATTTTGCGTAAGCCACGAAAACCATAGGTTTAAAACAGCTGTTATAAATACAGAAGGGTTTGCAAACTGCTCCCGGTTTGCTTCCATGATATCATTACTAATAAAAACCGTGCATTTACCGGCTTTAAAAAACGCAGGAAGACTATCACCATTAACGGGCACCCTTACATCAAAAACCGGCAGTGGTGCCTTTAACTGCTCAAGCCAGTAAGCCAGGTTATTTTGCCCGATAAGGCTGTTGTTAATATCCTGCTCCCACAAGGCGTAATCTTTCATCTGAAATATCAGCGGGTCCAAAGCAGGCGTTTTATTTCCGGATGCATAAGCGATGTACAGGTTTTGGAATTCTCTTTTCAATATTTCTATCGACAGCGAATCCGCAGCGATATGATCTACAACAAAACCATAAACGTATTTCTGGTCTGCCATTTTCACCAGACAAACCTGGTATACCGGGCCGCTAATAAGATCAAACGAAGTATTAAGTACATTTTCTTTAAGCTGCCCGAGTTTACGTTCGGCGTCTGGCACCTGCGACAAATCAGTATAATCCAGAGCAAGCTTACTATCGGCCGCAGCATGTACAACCTGAATAACATTGCGGTCTTTGAATTTATAAGTAGTTCGCAAACTTTCATGCCGGTGCACCAGTGCTTGAAAAGCCCTTTCAAATGCCAATACATTAACCTGCTCCATAAGCCCGGTTACCGATAAATTATTTGAACGATTGGTTGTAGAGGCAAAAGCCGTCCATTCAACACTTTGGCGTTCGGTAGCGGGGTACTCCGTTAAGGTTTCCAACTCCTCAGGAGCGATGGCAATAATACTTTCCATTAATTCAGTAAAATTATTTTGCATAAAATCCGGTTTAAAAACAATGAGCAGATCTGTATTGTAGCAGCTTACTCAACTTTAACGCTGCCGTACCTTACAATTTTGTCCCAGTTGGTGAGGTTACCTTTAAAGAACCTTAAAAGCATATTTAAATAAACAAACAGCGATAGATGACGCAGAAAGAAGCGCTGAAAAACAGTAAAAAACATTAGCCACGGTCTTTCTTTTGACCTGATCAATATCCACACACAGCTTATAGTATCAATTGCAACGTAACCCAGGTACAAGGGAAACCAATTCATAAAAGCAACCGGCTGCCTGACGTATAAAAAAACCATAAAGTAATCAAGAAGCGGCAGCAGTAGTGGCAAAATAAGACTGTACAACCACACGTAAGGCAGCATCAAAAAAAACAAAGCCTTGTTAGGATGCTGAAACATTCTTTTACTGTATAAAACCAGGATTTGGGCCAACCCCATATTCCATCTTGAGCGCTGTTTAAAAAACATATTCACGTCGGCCGGTGCTTCTGTATAGGCTACCGCCCCCCGGGCATTTTTTATCAGATAATCATGACATAATATTTTCATGGTAATATCATTATCCTCGGTAAGTAAACCTGTACAGTACCCACCAACCTCGTTAACCACCGATCGGCGGAAAGCCCCAATAGCACCCGGAATTACCCATATACCGTTTACAGCTTCAAACATTATGCGCTCGTAATTCTGCCTGGTGATGTATTCTACATATTGCGTAGCCGTAATAATATTGCTCCTGTTTCCCACATTAACATAGCCCGAAACAGCAGCAACCTGGCTATCGGCAAAATGAGGCAGCATTTGTTTGATGATATCCGGCCTAACCATGGTATCGGCATCTATACAAATAATAATATCGCTTGTTGAATGCCTAATAGCCCTGTTAAGCGCATGGGCCTTGCCACTATTTTGCTGTGATATGATCAAAACACGGGGATTGTGTTGGTATACACCTTTAACTGTGTTTAGTCCATTATCTGTAGATCCATCATCAACAACGATGATATTAAAACTGTCGTAATCAACTTTCAGGAGGTTCGCGATAGTATTAACTATCACTTTTTGCTCATTGTACATAGGCACAATGATATCTACAGAAAAATTGGTAGCGATAGCCTGTACAGGCTGGCTTTTTCCGGAAAAATATTTTAAGACATTTAAAATAAGCCAAAAGGTTATTTTCAAGATCAGCATCAGTATAACTAACTGTAATAACATAACAGATAAATGTTTAGGATGATTTATAATGGCAGAGTAGCAGGAAGATAGATAGTGGCGGACTATAAGGATGGTTTATAAATGGACTGCGCATAATGGCTTTCTTTCGCCGGCAAATCCATAATACGGGCAGCAGCGGCAATAACCGAAGCAGCTACCCATCATAATTTAAAACAGAAACGAAGGTTCTAAAGTTACCTGTTCAATTACCTGGTTGCCGCTAAAGGCAAGGTGGCAGCAATAATCGGGATGTACCTGCATTTTTTGAAGCTTCCAATACTCAGCTTCACAGCTGGCCGAATCGCTGCCTATGGAAATGGCTGATAGCGGCAAATGAAAACCTTTACCATTAGCCTTTAATACGGCTTCCTTTTTTGTCCATAATTCATAAAAGTACCTGATAGGATCATTGCTCAACTTTATCTTATCGGCCTCATCATCAACAAACACCCGGTCGAAATTAGAAATATCAATTTCCTGCACCTTTTCCACATCCACACCCAGGCGGGTATTCATTGACATAGCTACCACTACCTGCTTATCGGCATGTGATATATTGAAATCGATAAGATGGTCGATATATGGCCTGAAATACTGATCAAGCCGGATATACTGCAATACATTTTCCGCATACCCCTCCTCAATAAGCATGCGTTTTAATATGACGCGACCACAGGCTCGCTGCAACCTATCCAGCGGGTTTACATATTTAATTATCCTTTCTTTTTCCCTGTAGGTTAAAAGATCAAATAAATGCTGCTCGCTGCCTGCCGTAAGCTTGTCCAGGTCAAAACAAAAAACTTTTAATGTTCCCAGCATAATCAACAGTTTGAAGTTTATTATCAATAATTTCAGCAATGGCATCCAGGTGCCTGTAAATAAAGAAGTGATCGCCCTCAAATTCCAGCAAATCAACAGGGTGGGTTGTTACACGTTGCCAATGCTGAAATTTTATCAGCTCGGCCTCATCGTCAACCCCTTTCAGCACGGTAACTTCAACATCCATTGCGGGTTCCTCAACATAAGTATAGCTGTCTATGGCAGCCAGATCGGCCCGCACTATGGGGCCAAAAAGTGTTTTGAGTTCCGTGTTTTCTAAAATCTCCGGCTGGCAGCCCCCCAATTCACTAAGCACTTTCCAAAACTCATCTTCAGGCAGCAAATGCCAGCCACGTTTGCCTGCCAGACCCGGCGCTCCGGATCCCGAAACAAACAGGTGCATGGGGTACACCTTTGCGTAAGTATATATTCTGCGGCTAAGCATGTACCCAATAAGTGTTCCCATACTGTGACCATAAATGGCGAATTGCCTGCCCTGCCTTACAACAGCCAAAACCTGCACTAACAAATCATTTACAATAGCATTGATATCATCAAGCAAAGGCTCCGGAAACCGGTTACCCCGCCCCGGACATTCCAGTATTACCGTGTCGGCATTTTTAACGAGTGCTGCCAGTCCCTGCAAATTATATGCACTGCCACCGGCAAAAGGAATCATAAAAAGTACCGGTTTTGAATTTGAGTTCATGATGTATTTATTATTTTTTAAGAGGTTAGGTAGAACCTAAAAAATTTCTGAAGCCAGGCCTGCGGCATTTATCGTAACCGTGTTGGTTGTTACAGCATTAACTAAGGCCCGGGCAAGGCAATCGGTTGAGTCGATGAGCTGCATACCCCTCATTGTGTTATCTTTTACCAGCAATGAAAGTTCTGTACAGCCTAAAATGATGGCATCGGTATCGCGTGCTTTGAAAAAGGACAGCGCTTCATCAAACAACTTATAAACCTGATCAGTAACTACTGAATGACTGGCCTTAAGCCCCCATGTTTCGTGATAAATCATACGGTGGATGACATTATTTTGAAAACGAAGATCGGGCAGCACTACGTCATAACCCATACCTTTTAAAATTTGCTGGTATAAGCCGGTTTCATAGGTACCGTTGGTAGCCATTAGCCCAACACGCTTTACCTCCGGATAATTTGATTTTATAAAAAGGCAGGTTTCGTTGGGCATATGAAGCAGTTTTACATCAACTTTTCTTTTAAAAAGCTCCTCTTCAATAATATCATATATTAAGGCCGAATGAGATGTATTGCAGGCTATGCCTACAACACCGGCACCTGTGATTGCCAGTTTCTGAATTATTTTAACAATGGCATAAGCCGGATTTTCTGCGGTGATACCTTTAAGAAAAGCTGTCCGGTCTGTAATTTCTGATGGGAATGACATTACCACAACCGGAAGGTGCTGCTGATCTGTACTGGCGCGGGTGTTACATATAACCCGCTCAAACAGTGCATTTCCGGCCCGTGGCCCCATGCCACCTACAATACCGATAGTTGGGAGCTGATTTGATAGCATGACTTTGAAAGTTTAGATTTAAGAGAATAAAAGCCCTTCAGAAACAGGCTTAGATTAAGCGGGTGTTTAGATAACAGGAATTCTTTCCTTCTCGTAAACTTCCATTTGCCCCTGGTTCATTTTGTACACACAGTCGGCAACATCAAAATACTGGTCATCGTGCGTAATGGCAATAACAATTTTGCCGGAAGCGCGCATTTGAGGCAACAGGGTATGATAAAAGAATTTACGATAACCGGGATCCTGATCGGCAGCCCATTCGTCAAAAAGGTATACTGGCGAATCTTCCAGGAAACATTGCAGCAGCGCCAACCGCTTTTTTTGCCCCCCCGACAAGTTAAGCGTACTAAACCGGCCATTCGAGATACTCACCTTATCCGTTAAACCCAATAGTTCAAGATATTCGGCAATTTTTTCAGTCTTACCCTCAAAGTTTATGTCATACATTTTTTCAAATAAAAATGCCGGGCTAAAAATTGCCGAGTAATATTCGCCCAACGGCGTATTTGATGCTTCTTCACCATCAATCAGTATGTTGCCACTATCGGCCTGGTAAAGACCGGTTATTAACTTGGCGAGGGTTGTTTTGCCACTACCGTTACCACCAATAATAAATATGATCTGACCTTTATAAATTTCGAGGTTCACCGGACCTACGCTAAACATACCCGCGTCATTCTGATATTGAAAGCAAAGGTCACGGATCTCCATGGTATCAATTGTTGATTTTGAAGGCAATTCGGTTTGTTTGCCAACAGTAGCTGACGGGATCTGATCGATAAAGTCTTTTATCCTGTTCCATGCCACCCTAACCTGCAAAATAACAGGTACCGAGTTAAGTATGGAGTTGATTGGCCCTATCAGATACAATAATATTACAACAAAACTGCTTATGGTATAAACCTGTATCGATGGGAAAAACTTAGGGAAACCAAAAGCTACTACACCCAAAATTACTATGAGCAATGTTTCACCAATTAAAAACACATTTACAAAGCGTACGCTTGCCTTCGTTATTTTTTCTTTATAAAATCCGGCCGATTGTTGCAGGTCTTTACCATAGTCTGTTTTCTTGCCACGTTTCAGGCTTAACTCCTTGAAGCCTTCTATCATATCGCTTGCCAGCGACATAAACTTGTTCTGGCTATCGCGGGCTTGTTCAAAAAACACGTTGTTACTGGCGCCTGCAAAGTAATATATTATCAGAATGGCAACAATTAAGCCCACCGTAAGCAGGGTTGCCCAAAAAGCTATACTTGCCAGGTAAACAAAGGCTCCTATAGCGGTTATTAAATTGGTGATCAAAACAATAAACACATTCGTCGACTCGCCGATGACGCTAACATCATCATTAAGGGCGGTATATATATTCCCCTTTCTTATCTTCTCAAATTTTTGGTAAGATGTGTTCAGGATTTTATCAATGATCTGTGATTTAAGATCATAAGTTAAACCGCGTGAAAACTTAATAAGCTGAATTTGAACATAACGGCGCCCGGTTAAATAGAGTAATGATACCAAAACATAGTAAAACAACAGGTAGCGCAAATGCACTGTGCTGTTAAGTGAGGAAGTGATCAGTACCACTACAATCATATTGGCAAAACCGGCCATAATCCCCAGTAAAACCAGCATTGGCGCTTTACCCTTAAATTTATTTACGCTCGGATATAAAAGGCTTAACGCGTACGAAACGAAACTAATTGTAACAGCAGCCGCCAAACCAATCAAACAAACAGGCAAACTATAGGGGCTCCATACAAAGATAGCACTCCAGGTAAAGCCCGCTGATGCAGTTGGCAGTAAATAGATGGCATAAGCAAAGGGTATTAAAATCAATAGAAATTTTAAAAGCGAAACCGGTACAGACCGTTTAAAACCCTCATAAATGCGGTTCCTCTTCCTGATATCTATAAGCAGATAACCCAGGTAAATAAAATTAGCACAGATATAAAGCACCAATGCTAATGATACTATTGCATAACCGCTATCGCCGCCATCACCAGGATCATAATCTTTTGCCGGATCATCCCCTGCCGCCAGTTTAATGACCTTGTTGCCTAAATAAGCAGTGAAATTAGACGATGCATTGGCAAGGATTACAACACCTGTTTTTGCCGGTTTGCGAAAAGCCATATAAGCGGTAAAGCTGGGATTAAAACCATCGTGATTAATTTCTGAGCTGCCATCCAGCAATACATCCCAGCCCATGGCGTATGAGCCCATATCATGCAGGCCAACGGTTTCGTCGCGCTGATGGGTAAGCAACATACTGGGGTACAGACTTGTTGGTTGTAAACCCATCTGCAGCTTCAACCACCTGCTCATGTCCAGGATATCAGAAATAACATAACCTGCGGCATTGTTGCCCTTAAATACGGGCGGCTGGAAAGGCCATGCCGTTAAAAAACCCGATTTGTAACCCGTAGCCAACAATTTACTATATACCGGATAACCTATTTGTGTATGCCTTAACTCAAGCTTATCTATTACATTTTTTTGCACATAGGTTTCAAAAGGCTGCCCGCTAACAGTTTGCACAATTAAGGCCAGTATATCATAGTTTATGGTTGCATATTCAAACTTTTTACCGGGCAAACGGTCAAGCTTTTGATGGTTAATGGCACAAACAGTTTTATAAAGAGCATCCGCGCCATTCAACGGTTGTATAGCACTTATCGAGCTCCAGGGGATACCGCTTGTATGATGTATAAGATTACTTACCAGCAACCTTGCGGGTTTACTTTTATACTGCACAGTAAACCATGGTAAATAATCAGTTACCGGTGCATTGGGATTTATGCGGCCCTCGCTTATCAGTTCGGCAGCAGCCAGGGCGGTAAAGGCTTTTGAACATGATCCTATTTCAAATAAAGTATTACTGCTTACCTTAACATTATCATGTACATTGGCATAGCCGTAATTACGTATAAATTCCTGCCCGTTAATGATGAGCGCCATGCTTAAACCCGGAATGTTACCGCGTTTCATAGCCCGAGCCACTTCTTCATCTGCTTGCTTCAGAATTTCCTGCACAGGCTTTTTTTGGCTAAAACCAACCTGGCAAAGCAGTAACAGAAGGCCAACCAGCGCAAATGCTTTTTTTATTGTAGATGACAACATGTGATTAAACTTGAAAAATGTGATAGAAAATCAGGCAGACATGGCCACCAGCACACGGCGGCTACCCGTAAATGAATTGCGGCCATGGCTCATCAATTCATTATCAACAATCAATAACTCGTTGGTATTCCAGGCGGGCGCGATGGTGCACGTTTCGATAGTTTTTAATATGGCCTCAACAAAATCTTTGGAGATCTCCTTACCATCGGCAAATGATACATACATCGGAAAGCTGCTGGTTTCTCCATAAATAATTTCCAATGTCTCAAACATCTCGGCACCAAGGTGCAGCGGGTGAAACTGGTCAATTTGATTAAACCATACCTTTTGCCCCGTATATTGATGACCCAATACGCCCTTGCTAAACTGCTTTAACTTCAGGTTATTCAGCCAGCCCCATTCGTACTTGACATTATACGCGTTCAAATGCTTTTCAACTTCTGCTTTGCTTTCGGTCTCAAATGTGGCCTGCCAGCTTGGCCCCATCCCCTCCCCTGCATGCAGGTTACGGATGTAGCAAATGCCACGTGTTTCTATCTCTTCAATAATGGAAGGATGCATAGCCCTGTAAATGTCACCACTGTGGGCTAAAAGCGTTTCGCCACCGGTTTCAGATGGGGTAATGCAGCTAAAAAAAAGCTTGCCCGGCCATTTTGCCGAATAGGAAAGCTCATTATGCATGGTTATTTTTTGGGATGCATCATACTCTGTAGAAGTATAAACATTACCCGATAGTTTGATTCGCGGTGAGTTTCCATCAATATAGTTCATAAATTTTGAGGAGATAGAATCAATTATGAGCTGGAAATCATCAGCGCCATTAATGCTAACCCCCTGAAACTTTATGGCCCCGGTTGTATGAAGGCTGTGATCAAACTCCGCTTTATTTGTATTATAGTAACTAATAAAATCCTGTGGAGTAAGCTGATTTAATTTGATATGCACTGGCGCAGTGCATTCTGTGATTTGTTGAACAGACATGTTTTTTATTTTTTGTTTGGTAAATAATCGGTGGAGGTTGTTGTGACTGGTGTTAAGAAAACCGGATAGATTTTATCCGGGTTGTGCCCGAGTTAAAATTAAGACGAAGCGTTTGCCGACCGGGCTTGAGCTTAACCTCCACTATTTTATAAACCCAATCACCTGATGGTTTAAGTGCCGATTTGAAACGGGTGAACTTAGTGTTATTGATCACCAACTCAAACGTGCCATTGTTATCATCGTTAGCCACATAAAGGTGGAGTTTGTAAGTACCCGGCTTCGAGATCACCATATTGTATTCAAGCCAGCTGCCCGCGCCTCCGCTCACATTTGGAAGCGGATCTTTTTTGTTGCTATCATCAACATCTATCCCTCTCATGGCCGAGTAGTTGGTAGCATACAGCACCTGGTTTTTGTTGATGTGGGTAGTTATTTTACTGTGCGCTTTGGCTTCGTTTACCTTTTTGCGGTACTCATCAATATCTGGTTGGATATCCCATAATTTAAAATCCAATTGTTTGGCCCGCTCATATTCAGCAAGTGCACCTGTGTAATTATCATTTTTATCGTACAGGTCACCCATAAGTAAGTGTGCGTAGGCCGATTGGGGGAAAAAGCCAATGTTTGAACCAAGCAGCTGTTTTGCAATAAGTGTATCCTGGTTTATAAATAGTTTCCCGAGCTGGTTAAGTGTATTGATCCCCAGGCTATCTGCAGTATGCAAACGGTTAGCTTCTGCAAACATCTGTTTTGAACCGGCTGATTTATAAACATTCAACAGCGTTATGGCCTTGCTTGGATACTGATCAACAGAAAATTGCTGATAATAGTCGGTTATGTCCAAACCGGCAGTCATTTCGTTAACGCGGCTGGTTATTATTTTACCCAAATCGCTGTTAGTTAAAAATACAAGCCCGCGTTTATGGGTTGTTGAATAAAATATCTGAGCTTTAAAGCCTGGGTTACTTCCCCCATGCCCAATAATAGTGTCTGTACCGGTGTGTATAATTTCAAAACCGGTACCATAATAATACGGTGTGCTGGCACTACCTGTATGTACAACAGGTT includes:
- a CDS encoding serine hydrolase, producing MIIFKLPKISVWGCFVTCLILSGLAVNAQVNNNFTVNNKVINQQSFDTEINRMIKEVGIPAVSLAIIDRGKIVYFNTYGVKSLGSNTPAGNNSVFEACSLSKSFLVYAAYQLVDQGKLDLDKPIYQYLEPGPMLDHDARYRLITPRMILSHSSGLEDWPNENNSHQMDIISQPGAKFNYSSLGYNYLAAAIEAIVKEPYDTYMQRMVLTPLNLQNTYVKFKNDTVGKTVTTLPADFVTGHDNFGKEFGKWKNYESVASSGVSTTAKDYANLILNIFSNGKLSANSVNQILKPVVHTGSASTPYYYGTGFEIIHTGTDTIIGHGGSNPGFKAQIFYSTTHKRGLVFLTNSDLGKIITSRVNEMTAGLDITDYYQQFSVDQYPSKAITLLNVYKSAGSKQMFAEANRLHTADSLGINTLNQLGKLFINQDTLIAKQLLGSNIGFFPQSAYAHLLMGDLYDKNDNYTGALAEYERAKQLDFKLWDIQPDIDEYRKKVNEAKAHSKITTHINKNQVLYATNYSAMRGIDVDDSNKKDPLPNVSGGAGSWLEYNMVISKPGTYKLHLYVANDDNNGTFELVINNTKFTRFKSALKPSGDWVYKIVEVKLKPGRQTLRLNFNSGTTRIKSIRFS
- a CDS encoding aspartate/glutamate racemase family protein, which encodes MLSNQLPTIGIVGGMGPRAGNALFERVICNTRASTDQQHLPVVVMSFPSEITDRTAFLKGITAENPAYAIVKIIQKLAITGAGVVGIACNTSHSALIYDIIEEELFKRKVDVKLLHMPNETCLFIKSNYPEVKRVGLMATNGTYETGLYQQILKGMGYDVVLPDLRFQNNVIHRMIYHETWGLKASHSVVTDQVYKLFDEALSFFKARDTDAIILGCTELSLLVKDNTMRGMQLIDSTDCLARALVNAVTTNTVTINAAGLASEIF
- a CDS encoding 4'-phosphopantetheinyl transferase family protein; translation: MLGTLKVFCFDLDKLTAGSEQHLFDLLTYREKERIIKYVNPLDRLQRACGRVILKRMLIEEGYAENVLQYIRLDQYFRPYIDHLIDFNISHADKQVVVAMSMNTRLGVDVEKVQEIDISNFDRVFVDDEADKIKLSNDPIRYFYELWTKKEAVLKANGKGFHLPLSAISIGSDSASCEAEYWKLQKMQVHPDYCCHLAFSGNQVIEQVTLEPSFLF
- a CDS encoding thioesterase II family protein, yielding MNSNSKPVLFMIPFAGGSAYNLQGLAALVKNADTVILECPGRGNRFPEPLLDDINAIVNDLLVQVLAVVRQGRQFAIYGHSMGTLIGYMLSRRIYTYAKVYPMHLFVSGSGAPGLAGKRGWHLLPEDEFWKVLSELGGCQPEILENTELKTLFGPIVRADLAAIDSYTYVEEPAMDVEVTVLKGVDDEAELIKFQHWQRVTTHPVDLLEFEGDHFFIYRHLDAIAEIIDNKLQTVDYAGNIKSFLF
- a CDS encoding cyclic peptide export ABC transporter encodes the protein MLSSTIKKAFALVGLLLLLCQVGFSQKKPVQEILKQADEEVARAMKRGNIPGLSMALIINGQEFIRNYGYANVHDNVKVSSNTLFEIGSCSKAFTALAAAELISEGRINPNAPVTDYLPWFTVQYKSKPARLLVSNLIHHTSGIPWSSISAIQPLNGADALYKTVCAINHQKLDRLPGKKFEYATINYDILALIVQTVSGQPFETYVQKNVIDKLELRHTQIGYPVYSKLLATGYKSGFLTAWPFQPPVFKGNNAAGYVISDILDMSRWLKLQMGLQPTSLYPSMLLTHQRDETVGLHDMGSYAMGWDVLLDGSSEINHDGFNPSFTAYMAFRKPAKTGVVILANASSNFTAYLGNKVIKLAAGDDPAKDYDPGDGGDSGYAIVSLALVLYICANFIYLGYLLIDIRKRNRIYEGFKRSVPVSLLKFLLILIPFAYAIYLLPTASAGFTWSAIFVWSPYSLPVCLIGLAAAVTISFVSYALSLLYPSVNKFKGKAPMLVLLGIMAGFANMIVVVLITSSLNSTVHLRYLLFYYVLVSLLYLTGRRYVQIQLIKFSRGLTYDLKSQIIDKILNTSYQKFEKIRKGNIYTALNDDVSVIGESTNVFIVLITNLITAIGAFVYLASIAFWATLLTVGLIVAILIIYYFAGASNNVFFEQARDSQNKFMSLASDMIEGFKELSLKRGKKTDYGKDLQQSAGFYKEKITKASVRFVNVFLIGETLLIVILGVVAFGFPKFFPSIQVYTISSFVVILLYLIGPINSILNSVPVILQVRVAWNRIKDFIDQIPSATVGKQTELPSKSTIDTMEIRDLCFQYQNDAGMFSVGPVNLEIYKGQIIFIIGGNGSGKTTLAKLITGLYQADSGNILIDGEEASNTPLGEYYSAIFSPAFLFEKMYDINFEGKTEKIAEYLELLGLTDKVSISNGRFSTLNLSGGQKKRLALLQCFLEDSPVYLFDEWAADQDPGYRKFFYHTLLPQMRASGKIVIAITHDDQYFDVADCVYKMNQGQMEVYEKERIPVI
- a CDS encoding glycosyltransferase family 2 protein yields the protein MLLQLVILMLILKITFWLILNVLKYFSGKSQPVQAIATNFSVDIIVPMYNEQKVIVNTIANLLKVDYDSFNIIVVDDGSTDNGLNTVKGVYQHNPRVLIISQQNSGKAHALNRAIRHSTSDIIICIDADTMVRPDIIKQMLPHFADSQVAAVSGYVNVGNRSNIITATQYVEYITRQNYERIMFEAVNGIWVIPGAIGAFRRSVVNEVGGYCTGLLTEDNDITMKILCHDYLIKNARGAVAYTEAPADVNMFFKQRSRWNMGLAQILVLYSKRMFQHPNKALFFLMLPYVWLYSLILPLLLPLLDYFMVFLYVRQPVAFMNWFPLYLGYVAIDTISCVWILIRSKERPWLMFFTVFQRFFLRHLSLFVYLNMLLRFFKGNLTNWDKIVRYGSVKVE
- a CDS encoding condensation domain-containing protein; this encodes MQNNFTELMESIIAIAPEELETLTEYPATERQSVEWTAFASTTNRSNNLSVTGLMEQVNVLAFERAFQALVHRHESLRTTYKFKDRNVIQVVHAAADSKLALDYTDLSQVPDAERKLGQLKENVLNTSFDLISGPVYQVCLVKMADQKYVYGFVVDHIAADSLSIEILKREFQNLYIAYASGNKTPALDPLIFQMKDYALWEQDINNSLIGQNNLAYWLEQLKAPLPVFDVRVPVNGDSLPAFFKAGKCTVFISNDIMEANREQFANPSVFITAVLNLWFSWLTQNNSVIVGMPVSTRESDKLNKVVGYLIAALYLKIDGSDEGSFSDLHQLIVEKYSEALAHRHYPRKGLPANIDNYCTAMLKVNLDMFKHSTYTGKLFTHEYLSNIPFYPVDCEIAAFKNGFTVSLHYNTSRFLNREVIDVFKRLPLLFKAVLEHPGQALLWFKRELSNALA
- a CDS encoding TauD/TfdA family dioxygenase — protein: MSVQQITECTAPVHIKLNQLTPQDFISYYNTNKAEFDHSLHTTGAIKFQGVSINGADDFQLIIDSISSKFMNYIDGNSPRIKLSGNVYTSTEYDASQKITMHNELSYSAKWPGKLFFSCITPSETGGETLLAHSGDIYRAMHPSIIEEIETRGICYIRNLHAGEGMGPSWQATFETESKAEVEKHLNAYNVKYEWGWLNNLKLKQFSKGVLGHQYTGQKVWFNQIDQFHPLHLGAEMFETLEIIYGETSSFPMYVSFADGKEISKDFVEAILKTIETCTIAPAWNTNELLIVDNELMSHGRNSFTGSRRVLVAMSA